One genomic window of Quercus lobata isolate SW786 chromosome 9, ValleyOak3.0 Primary Assembly, whole genome shotgun sequence includes the following:
- the LOC115961979 gene encoding zinc finger MYM-type protein 1-like yields the protein MPDEHPSKCPNLQSEEIDRDPGTRKQICEFPINKQDKIRRAYLIEGPYQPENIVCPYNDDTHRRRFKPSWFDSHKTWLEYSPTTDALYCLPCYLFSKKPIGRPGSDVFISTGFNNWKKVKDGMNCPLIRHEGKEPNSPHKIAVKCCEDLQNYSRHIDKLIEKQTSKELENNRLRLKTSIECARWLAFQACAFRGHDESLDSKNRGNFIELIKFTSTFNDKREQMAIILRFVDKEGFIKERFFHVVHVRDTTALTLKNEICAVLSRYNLHIENIRGQGYDGASNMRGEWNGLQALFLKDCPYAYYVHCMAHRLQLALVTASREVKDVHQFFDHLVNIINIVVGSSKRNDELQHAQAEQVENMIASNEIETGRGANQIGTLQRAGDTRWGSHFQSICSLIKMFDATCKVINIISEEGANYKQRGDVEGAYQVLTSFEFILILHLMKEIMGITNVLCQALQQQSQDLLNAMHLVSTTKSLIQKLRDDGWEPLLASVISFCEQHEIDIPDMNARYTKGRGRYRRQDDDLTMEHHFRIGIFTVTIDFQLQELKSRFCELTTELVILSSALNPKDAFRLFKIVDICNLVKKYYPQDFTEHEQELLESQLRHYELDVIKHPDFQNMSTISELCRGLKISGKSKIYFLIDRLIRLVLTLPVSTATTE from the exons ATGCCTGATGAACACCCCTCCAAATGTCCAAACCTTCAATCTGAAGAGATAGATCGTGATCCAGGAacacgtaaacaaatatgtgaatttcctatCAATAAACAAGATAAAATCCGACGAGCTTATCTCATAGAGGGTCCATACCAACCTGAAAATATAGTCTGTCCATACAATGATGATACTCATCGTCGTCGATTTAAACCTTCATGGTTTGATTCACATAAGACTTGGTTGGAATACTCACCTACAACGGATGCATTATATTGTCTACCTTGCTACCTTTTTAGTAAGAAACCAATAGGTCGTCCCGGATCAGATGTATTCATTTCAACAGGttttaataattggaaaaaGGTGAAAGATGGAATGAATTGTCCTTTAATTCGTCATGAAGGGAAAGAACCAAACTCTCCACATAAAATTGCTGTGAAATGTTGCGAGGATTTACAGAATTATTCACGACATATTGACAAGCTAATTGAGAAACAAACGTCAAAAGAATTAGAGAATAATCGGTTGCGGCTCAAAACCTCAATAGAGTGTGCTCGATGGCTAGCATTCCAAGCTTGTGCTTTTAGAGGTCATGATGAAAGCCTTGATTCAAAAAATAGAGGCAATTTCATTGAATTGATAAAATTCACATCAACTTTCAATGACAAA AGAGAGCAAATGGCCATCATTTTGAGATTTGTTGATAAAGAAGGTTTTATTAAAGAGCGTTTTTTTCATGTTGTGCATGTTAGAGACACTACTGCATTGACTCTAAAGAATGAGATATGTGCTGTCCTTTCTCGTTATAACCTCCACATTGAAAATATTCGAGGTCAAGGATATGATGGGGCTAGTAACATGCGTGGTGAATGGAATGGATTACAAGCTCTTTTTCTTAAAGATTGCCCATATGCTTATTATGTACATTGTATGGCTCATAGGTTGCAATTAGCTCTAGTTACAGCATCTAGAGAAGTAAAAGATGTTCATCAATTCTTTGATCATTTGGTCAATATTATCAATATTGTTGTTGGTTCTAGTAAGCGTAATGATGAATTGCAACATGCTCAAGCAGAACAAGTTGAGAATATGATTGCTTCTAATGAAATTGAGACTGGAAGAGGTGCAAACCAGATTGGTACTTTGCAACGAGCTGGAGATACTAGGTGGGGATctcattttcaatctatttgtagtttgATTAAAATGTTTGATGCTACTTGCAAAGTTATCAACATTATTTCTGAGGAAGGGGCTAATTATAAACAACGCGGTGATGTCGAGGGAGCTTATCAGGTATTAAcatcatttgaatttattttaatcttgcaTTTGATGAAAGAGATAATGGGAATTACTAATGTTctttgtcaagctttgcaaCAACAATCTCAAGACCTTTTAAATGCCATGCATTTAGTTTCAACTACAAAATCACTTATTCAAAAGTTGAGAGATGATGGATGGGAGCCTTTACTTGCTAGTGTTATATCATTTTGTGAGCAACATGAAATTGATATTCCTGATATGAATGCTCGTTACACTAAAGGTCGAGGTAGATATCGTCGTCAAGATGACGATTTAACAATGGAACATCATTTTAGAATTGGCATATTTACAGTTACAATAGACTTTCAATTGCAAGAATTGAAAAGTAGATTTTGTGAGCTAACAACGGAACTTGTCATTCTTAGTTCAGCTTTAAATCCCAAGGATGCTTTTAGATTATTCAAGATTGTTGATATATGCAATTTGGTTAAGAAATATTATCCTCAAGATTTCACTGAACATGAACAAGAACTTTTGGAGTCTCAATTGCGACATTATGAGCTTGATGTGATAAAACATCCAGATTTTCAGAATATGAGTACAATTTCCGAACTATGTAGGGGATTAAAAATTTCAGGAAagtctaaaatatattttttgattgataGACTTATTCGTCTTGTGTTGACCCTTCCAGTTTCTACAGCAACTACAGAATGA
- the LOC115961980 gene encoding uncharacterized protein LOC115961980 → MESSSTTKVLFILIFFLVAFLVRTKGRNEVPLKNENCQTQHFLGGPFVGCPSYAPRFGFTCCIFIPIGPNPSGPNPGGPNHGGPNPGGPNPNGPNPSEPNPGGSYPGGSFGFGLGGGNPSLGGPNPGRPNPSRSYGFGPRGGNPGSGGIPTLGGPNLEGPNPGGPNPGRSYGFGPGGGIPGSRGIPNPGGPNPSGPNPGEPNPSGPSPSGPSPGGSYVFGPRGGISGSKEIPKPW, encoded by the coding sequence ATGGAGAGCAGTAGTACCACTAAAGTATTGTTTATTCTCATTTTCTTCCTCGTAGCATTTCTTGTAAGAACTAAAGGAAGAAATGAAGTGCCATTGAAAAATGAGAACTGCCAAACTCAGCATTTCTTGGGTGGGCCTTTTGTTGGATGCCCTTCCTATGCGCCGAGGTTTGGATTCACATGTTGTATTTTCATTCCTATTGGGCCTAATCCTAGTGGACCTAATCCTGGTGGTCCTAATCATGGTGGTCCTAATCCTGGAGGACCTAATCCTAATGGCCCTAATCCTAGCGAACCTAATCCTGGTGGATCATATCCTGGCGGGTCATTTGGCTTTGGTCTTGGAGGAGGCAATCCTAGTCTTGGAGGACCCAATCCTGGCAGGCCTAATCCTAGTAGATCgtatggctttggtcctagaggAGGTAATCCTGGTTCTGGAGGAATCCCAACCCTTGGTGGGCCTAATCTTGAAGGACCCAATCCTGGGGGACCTAATCCTGGCAGATCGTATGGCTTTGGTCCTGGAGGAGGCATTCCTGGTTCTAGAGGAATCCCAAACCCTGGTGGACCCAACCCTAGTGGGCCTAATCCTGGAGAACCCAATCCTAGTGGACCTAGTCCTAGTGGACCTAGTCCTGGTGGATCGTATGTCTTTGGTCCTAGAGGAGGCATTTCTGGTTCTAAAGAAATCCCAAAACCCTGGTGA